The genomic stretch GCAGCATATTATATAAACTCGCATGCAGGCAAGATTTGTGTTTATGACTTTCGATAACTAAAGTGTATACATATACTCAAGTCCCTGGGTGTCCAATGTGccaaacctttaaaaaaaaaacgagacaaATGTACAGAAAATGTTTAATGATGTGTGCTACATTGTTTCCTCCAGCTGCTGTTTATCAGCAGTGCTTGCACAGTCTTCATAAGCCGGATCACAACAGTGTCATGTGTTCTTGTGGAGTTCTTGGTGGTAATTTACAGCGTGCACATTCTGGCCTGATGGGCCTAAACAATGACCTCTGCACAGGATTACAAATTCACTTTGTTAGTTGGACTCATCATGAGGGTGCATGACATCATGGGATATCCGCATGGCATTACTCTATCCTAGAAAGAActgcatgctcacacacattCTGTGGAGCACAATTATTGAACGTTTTGTCTCACAAATGAACTGAGACAAACTGCATTGTTATTTTCCATATTTATTGTAAAGTATTACAAAAAGTTAATTAAGTCATATCACAGGTCCCAGTTTTTGTAACAATAATGTGACTTCAATGtgtactttaactttaactttaacctgGAACAGCCCTTTTTACAGCCTCATGATCACTATAGTTCCTAGACACTGTAGtagagtgtgtgagcgtgtgtgtgtgtgtgtgtgtgtgtgtgtgtgtgtgtgtgcgtgcgtgtgtgtgtgtccttactGATCAAGGACCTTAGGAAGCCACATGACTGGGTGGATTATTCTCTGCCTAAGGGATTCGATTTGGTCGTCTGGTCTTGACTCATGTTAAAACATCATCACCAACAACCCATCAACTgatctaaaaatgtaaaaaatatccACTTTGGGATAATTACGACATAAGTAACACAAAAtaacagtgtgtaggatttagggggatttattggcagaaacTGAATACAATATTCAGAACTATATGTTCATGTATAATGAACCCCACAAATAAGAATTGTTACGTTTTCGTATCTACACAGGGAACCggtccgccatgttgcaccgacgtgtttctacagtagcccagaacagacCAACCAAACACTGGCTTCAGTGGGAGCCTTTCACGTTTTGACGTTACCTGAAGGTCATCGTAGTTCTCAGACAcgcttggaaagggaggagtgagcGGAGGTGTACTCGTTGAATGCAATCTGTAAACTCACCGCTAGATGCATACAAATCCTACACACTCCTTTAAGAAACAAGCTGTTGTTGTGAGAGTGGGTGTCATTGAAAGATGCAATTCAAAACACTACAATTAAACATTAATTTCAATTTGGAACAATTTTCTCAAAGTTTTGGTCCATTAACTCTTTATATGACAACAGCTGGCACAGATCTAACTATTCATTACTGGGATTACTAGCCCGACATATTGTGTTCTCTTTAGTGCTCAGGCTCTGCCAGAGAACCACCTACAGAAAACACCCACATATTCTCTCaaagggagagagcgagagagacgaAGAGAAGCAGTTAGCTCGAGAAGAAAATGAGATGGGAGAAAAGCAATACTTACAGCAACAAATGACAGACAGCTCATCAAAGGTGCATGCAGGTAAACAGCAGCAAGCACATTAAACAGCTCAAATTCAAATTCCTTTTAAATATTTTCCAGACAGAATTCACATGTATCATCAATGATAACTATAAGATTAAATCACATTCAGCCGGGTTAATCACATGGAGACCATGAGACAATTTACGTAATGCAGCGACAAGAAGATGATAGAAGAAACATGATATGATCTGATCGAGAGTCTTTTGCCCTGCTCTCACCATCAGTAACTGCTCATGTGGTGCCATCTGTTGTCACATTAGTAACAGCGCAAGCAAAGCACAATCCTTTATTTCTAATCATATTAACTGGACTTGTATGTTCTAATAAGGAGACATGATTCATATAGTGTGTTTCCCAAGATGTCTCATTTCCAcggagaaacaacaacaataaacactgTTGGATTTAgctgtagaaacacacacacacacacacacacacgcacgcacaagtTAAATTGATGTGCAACCACTTAAGAATGACTGGATTAGAAACTTAATCACAGCGTGTGAAAATTACCTTTATGAGGGTGACCTTCTCATCCTTAAGCCCTGGGACCTCAGCAACTCTTGGTTCCCACTCCCAGGTGCCAAAAGCTTATTAGGCAAAGTTGACCTGCTTGACCTTTGCCCCACTGCAGTCTtccttttattctctctctatGATCAGTTCATGAATAGCTAGTGAGAATGATCAGTATTACTGTGATTCCCAGATCTCAATTTCGTAATCATCTGGAGAGCTATTACATTATGTTTgctcacataaaggaacattcAGAGATGAAATTGCAGTCTCTGTGTAATTAAAATTGcccccagagagagacagagggggagtaGAGGACTGAAGAAAgagtgaaaagaaagagaaacttAAAAGTGGGTAAGGGTGACTGAGATTCAGGAGGGAGGAATATGAAAGACTAAGTGCAGTATTAATCATTAATATATCTGTCCAGGTTGAGAGCTGAGTCTTCTGGAAGCCTTATGAGCTGAGCTATCCCTCACACTGACCAGTGACATACTTTACATCTCATGAACCTtactgttgtgttttatttctattttctaaTATCGCATAATGCGTTGCACTAACAATCATCTTCACAACTGAGGGAAAAACATCTTTTACTGTTTtgagcattttattttctgtttcaaTGTTCATTGGCTCTTTTTCACttttgcttaaaaaatacagGAATCCATTTGGACATTATGATAGAAAGATAAAGTCCTTTTTtatgcaataaaaataaaggaaTGCAGTCGTAGAACAATGTGTGCTGCATACACCTCTCAGTCTATTGACTACACAGGCACTGCCACTAGAGGGCGGTAAGCACCAGCATTATCATGCAATAGCATCAACTGAATTATTAATCTGCAATCGGCTTGGTGAGGCATCCTCAAACCTCATTGTCCTCAAAAACACAATGTGGTTACTCACCATTTCCTCATACAATCAATGTATAACTGATTTTCTTATTTACACAAATAATGTAAGACCAGCTGCACAGTCGTGATTATCATGGGTGATAAGAaatctataaatatatgcatatataaaacAGTGAAACTTGATCATGATGATGTTGCAAACTGGTTTTCTGTGAAGAGTCCTGACAAAGATCTACCATAAGCAGGGAGAAACTAGGTGAAATGTTCTCAGTGAAAGTCAGAAGATTTACAACAAATGGAGTAACTTATTAATCAACATAATCGTGGTGTTGATTGTATAtaagacacaaaaaaatacacatcGATGAGCTTGTACTGCATGTTAATGCGACATTGTTCACTTGACCCTTGACACTTATTTAGCTAAGGGTGTTAAAGATAATCAAGTTTGGCTGGACACACAATATTTCCGTAGAAGAGTCCAATACCAATACAAGGCAGACGCATAATGTGGGACAAATGATGGGAATGATTTTCATCACACAGGGTGAGGCAGCTTTTCTCCTAAAAGTGTAGCTGCTTTGTTTATGTTCAGCATAAACACTCTGCTAAGGTGCACTTTCTTTAGACAGCACTTGAGTCAAAGCCGAGCTCTGAGAGCGGACTGCCACCAAGAAGAACTGTGTCACTGTGGCGACAACCACAATGACCGTCAGAAATATCTTAGCCAGACATATGACCAGAAGGTAAACATGGCACATTGTGCTCGTTGTGTTGCATGGTTTTAGTGCACCGTCACTTAGTGAACCAACACTGTCTGCAAGAGGTATTGTATGCTGAATTGACCAATTACTTGAGAAGctttataaaaatgttaaacaattAAACTATGTATAAAGATGAGGTGCGTTATCCTGAGGTAATAAAGCAGTGAAGCACATTATAAATAAAGAGACCATTGTTCCCTTTGATTTCTGATTAAAGTTGTGATTGTCTCAAAGCTAACATGGTCAACATTCTCATCATGCACCCTGGCTGACTTGATTTGTAAGTAGGTACTATTCCACTTTAACCAGAAAACTAAGTATATTAATCCATTTGCAAAGTAGGAATGAATATGCTGAATCTACAGTGAATGTTGACCATCACTAACTGTATCTGTTTGGAAGTTGGACGAAGCCTCCTCAGACGCCATGTACTTATCAAAGCCGACCAAACAGGCCGAGAATGAAGCCTGGGGCTGGAGTAGCAACTCAGGCTGTGAAAGAAGTGCATCTATGTGAGGAAAGAAAGACGACAGAGGGCAGTCCGGGGAGGTGTATTGGGCCAACACCTGGAGCTGCTCTGGCTGCAGGCGGGCTTCGTTGCAGACCCTCTGGCATAACGCAGCAACACTGTGACATGTTTTTGACCTCATCTGGCTCAAATGGCTCTTCTCCATCATtagtttctccctctctgtcttctgTGAAacgcattacacacacacatcttgatTAACATTTCTGTAAACAAGAAGTGCTTAATGATTTAaacccaaaaatattttttttttaccagcttgtcGATTTCACACTGCAGATCATATATGCAGTCTAGTTTCCTCTTGCGGCAACGCTGAGCTGCGAGGCGATTTTTGCTGCGCCGTCTCATATCGTGGACAAACTCCAGCTGTTCTTGAGTGAAGACCTGTTGCTTCAGCAGCTGTTGGAAGTCATTCCTGCTCAGAGCAACAATACACTCCACAGTGAAAGGCAACTGCACCTAAGATTACCCAAGCAGAAAATAAAGGTAACACAAGACAGTAAAGCCAGAAAGTATCTGCATCATTAAAGACAGATGGAGCCAACATCAatgctttatttatatatatatatatatatatatatatatatatatatatatatatatatatatatatatatatatatatatatatatatataataatgcatttaatttatatagcttTTTTggtggtactcaaagacactttacataacataattataacatcctaaaagctaaagaataactaaaattacaggtaaaacaaatagggactttatcagttgctcggaccctaataaataaaaataataagaacatagagcaaacaatcacatattaaaagcagttctgaacaggtgagttttgatttgcgatttgaatatggaaagatcatatatatatgtacaaaacatatataacatagtTTTGACTTTTTGTATGACGTCAAGCTGTAGATGACATGGGAGTGTAACtatagtgtacacacacacacacacctgctttaaAGACATATTTAATTTGTCCAAACATCATAAGAAATGAAGATGAGAACAAAGGAAGTGTAACTAATCTTAGGACATCATTCAATTCATTGAAGTGgtaatatacacacattatgaaTATTGATTGCAAAATTTAATGGAAATAGAATAATGACACCATCAGGATTTAGATTTGTAATTGTGGAAAACTAAAtggtgtgtgtcctgggttgtTGGTAGTTTCTatagaatcttttttttttttttattaaagaattTGATAAAGAAATAATCAATTATTGCAAAAACACATGGAGCTTTCTGAAtttgaacaacacacacaatgaggcAAAAGTCAAATTGGATTTGGAATTCCAACAGCAAGTTATATTTTTACCAATTTGTTAATAATTAACTCTAACTCTAAGAAGAGTTGGGTTGGGTGCTGGGTTATTGTTGCTGCTAACGTGTGACAGGAAAGGTATGCTCACTGGTTTATTGGAGCAGTATCAACCTTGTAATGCTTTATCTAGAGtaaataaaagcatgttttttcCTCTGAAATGACCTTTGCTTTGTCAGCACACTCACTGCACTGTTCACACCTTCTGGACCAGCAAACCTGTTGATCGAGTCGCCTGCAGTTATTGTTAACTCATCAGGCTGAGCTGCCAATATCAGATGAACTGGACTCTGAACTAATTAGCAAGACACATGCAAGCTGTCGcaacacacacgcgtgcacacacgcacacacacaaacacacacgcacacacacacacacatcatcatcatttctaCTTAGTGAATAATCAACTTGGCACTGAAGGGATTCTGCTTTCTGTTATATGAATgcaaacacttgtttttttctgatatATTGTACCTAGCTCTATCTAAAATACATAGTGAAAGGTAATATACAGGTAGTGTGAGCTTGCTGACCCGTTTTGACTCATTTCAGCACATGAACCTCACTGTTGCAGCAAAGCAGACATATCGACAAACAGAACAGATGTGCAGAGCCTTGGCAGGCTTGATTCATGCTTTAACCGCTCACCTGTCTGGCCCTCTCTCTTGTGTAGGACTCactgtctccttctgtttctgtgtctgagTCTCCATCCTCCCCTGAGTTGAGAGATGACACACCGGACTGAGACGCCCCCTCGCACTCAGACAGCTCTGCTCCCTTCCATAAACATTTGCTCTGGTCCAACTCCTGGTAAACGGGACAGCTTGTGCTTGTGGAGCTGATGTTATTGAATTTCAGCCATTCTAAAGATGTGCTCTGTGCCCGTCCGCTCCCTGTATCAGAGGAACTTCCTGCATCAGGGTCCTGGAAATTCAGCTGAGATAAGCCCATGCCAGACCCCAGTTGTTTGGCCAGGTGCTCGGCCACCTCTCTTTCCACGACGGCATTATTTGACAGGGTCACTCTCTCCACGCTGCCAGTCTGTCGTCTTTCTTGCCAGCCAGAATATATCTCATCATCTGCCCTTTCCCACTCAGCTTCTACCTGATCTTCTGCTTTTTGATGAATGGACCTTGGCGCTAGTGCACCAGAGTCCTGCTTGCCCTCTGTACTGTCCATGACGAACCCTTTGTGTCCTGGTGACAGAGTCAGGGGGCCATGGTGCAACATTAACCCTGATGACCTCTCACCCAGCTCTGTGCTCCGTCCTGACGAGACTGCCTTAACACTGGATCTGTCTGTAGAGCTGATGTCTTCCTCCatttccatctctctttcatTATTCCATTTTCTCTGCATTTCATGTGTGTCTTTCTCAATCATAGAAACCTCTGCTCCCCTGTCATCCCCTGTTTTCTGGTCATGTATTTCAGTTTTCCATGGGTTATCAGCCCCTCTTGTGGTCTGCCTGGTGGAAATAGAGGTTGAATTACCAGGTAATTCAACGTCCTTCTTGCTGTTTACACTGCTGGAGCAGGGGGAGCACGGGAGGTCACAGTCATTCTTGATTACTGTTATGGGATCGTTCAGACTTTTCTCTGTGAAACACGTTTCCTTACTGCAAGCCAGCTGGAACTTGCGATACTTAGGACGCTGCATGAAACGGTCGTTTGTGCCTTCAGCTACAGGTGTAAGAGTGCCTGTACCATTTTTACTTTCTATTTTGCTGGTCACTGATTTGTTACACTGCCGAGCCACTTCCTGTTGAGTTGGTGAGTCAGCAACTGGTTTTACTTCTTCTTCATCCAACAATACATCGTCAGAGTCAATGACACAGTCTTTCTTTGACAATTGCCTCTTACATTCCTTCTTACAACAGGTCTTTCTTGGAACAGGGGCAGGGCTCTTGCTGCTGGAGAAGAACTTAGGGAGGAGAAAATCAAAGCATGCCTTGTCTAGGTCTCTGAAACCAAGAATGGAGGCTGAGTTGCGAATTTCTAAGACATCGTCTTTCTCAAAGAGAAGTTTGGATGTGTAGGCAAACTTCAGCAAGGGTTCAAAGCCAGCAACTGTCACCTGGAAAAAAGGACAAGTGACATGGATGAGCTATCTATATGCTCAAGTTCATTCTCAAGGATTGCAATCGGTAATTCTAATACTTTCTGTCAGATAATCAAACAGGCCAAGGAAATGATCACAAAGGTTTAATGAAATAAAGCCCATGATCATATGACTTTAGTGACAGAGCAACCAATACATTCTATTTTCTGTGAGTTCCCGGTTCCCAAGAAGCTGAATAAAAGCAGTTCCTCCCTTTAAATTATCTAGTTAATGCAAATGAATATTTTTCTGtgtgaaataataatttaaaaaaaagatttgttaatGCAAATTGTTGTATCAGCACGGCTCAGCCAACAGTTTCCTCTTGAAGACTAATAAACAGGTTGGACCATTCTTGGCCTTATTGTGTTAAGTGTGCTAAATTTAACTTCAGGGTTATAACTAATGCCCCACTTAGAATATGTTTAGCTTTACTTCTATTTCTCTACTGCTAGCAGACTGGAAACCACTAAGAGCCACAATCATTTTAATGTGACTGTAGTCACACACAGTGTGTTGTCAAGCTGACAGGACACTGTGTACCATCAACACTTATTGAGGAAATCAACCTTTCAGTCATTTTTCTCACTTCATTTTTTCCAGCAGGGCTTGTATGTATCTACTTTCTACCTGTACGGCATTGTGAGGGGACTTCTCACCTCCTGTGGCAGCGTGATGACCGCTCCATGCTGTGTGAGGGAGGAGATCCTGTGCGTGAAGTACTCACTGCAGGAAGCGAGAATCGAGCGGTGGGCTCTGAAACTGTGACCCTCCACCACCACGGTAACGTCACACATTGTGTCTCGCTTGCGCTGCTCGTCCAGGCAGCGCAGCACATGTGAGGAATGCACTGTAGACtcaaatgtaaacacagatgACCGGCAGGCAGATGTGGCCATCAGGGACATCTAGATGTaagcacaaacacataaacatacacacacacatacacgtacacgcTTGTAGTTAACATTTTCCCTTTTTCAGGATACATGCTTACAATATTctacataaataacaacaaaaacatgcctaCCTTACAAGGCTGACTTTATATATCCACGTTTCTTAGAGCGTTAAAGAAAGTCCCAGCTGCTGAGCACACATGGCTATTTCTAAATGGAATGCCGTCCAACCAAGCTACGTTTCCCAGAAAGTCTTATCTCAACTCTGGTACAAACTAAAAACTGAGCTTGACTCAGTCATATGgcttgtgtgtgagtatgtgagagggagggagagatagagggagtgagagtgtgtgtgggtgtgtgcgtgtgtttgcgtgtgtgtctgtgtgtgtgtccgtgtgtgttgCAACAACTCTGGGTGTAACAGAGCGCTGACTCATAGACTCCTGCTGATATAGGATGAGCAAGCAGTTTTTCCCATACACACCAATCCCACCCTTGAATTTATCTGGTAAACTAACAGGCTTTTCCCAGAAACACAGTTCAGAGATTAAGATAATGGTTGGGAAAAGAAACCCAACAGGGTGTTAGCTATTGTCTGTGTCTTCAGAGTTGTATGGATTTACTCGACTAATTGCAGGCAGTGCAAgttgtgcaaaaataaattgaacTGCACCTGTTGCATTGAGGCTATTATGTTGATCTAAAGGTTCATATTTCTCAGTAGGACGTATATATATTGTAGCATATCTTTCTGCGGTGTCAGTTCAAGTTTTCTTtgtcgtgtgtttgtgtttatttataataataataataataatgcatttaatttatatagcgcttttcataatactcaaagacacttcacataacaATTCACATTTATGTCAGAGAGtctgtgtcagagagagagagagagagagagagagagagagagagagagagagagagagagagggagagcgtgttttgaaggaggaagagagaaggctGCTGGTGTCAAACTGGCCAATCAAGAAAAAATCTAGTTCCTTTTTCCATGTAAGCAAAACAATATGGTCATAAAGCccgcacaaacacaaaagcatgGCGAGAAATGACACTAAGGAACTGATGCTagtgttaaaataaaatgcattttattaaTAGACGAGGACGATAAGCAACAGTTTATCTTGTTGTATACCTGCCCTTCTACAGGTGGGTGAGACACGCTACATCCAAAAAATGTACAACTCATACAGTGTTGTGTCGCAGCAGATACTTATTGTGAAATAGATAATCACCCTTCTTCTTTTGCTGTTCCTCACAAATGGTAATATAATTTCCCAATCCCTGACACTCTAAACATTTGTCTcatatccttttttttatcataacaGGAACTTGACCTTGCAAGTGacggggtgagagagaggaagagggaggggaatCACTCCTCAAAATACAACATTTGGACCACATCATACCACCGTTGGCtccctctacagacctcaggtAAAATATCTGAGTTTCTACATGACCTGAGACAGATATCAGCATATCTGGTGATTCACGGCAGCTGacattgtataaatatatactgtgaGGTATTGCAATGGCGAACAGGAAAGGTTCTGCAAGATCACATAATATTAAAACCCAGAAAAGTGGCCTTGTGTCATGGCTTGGTAGAATGGCTTCACACAGATGATGACCGTAAGTCTGTGGTTCAAACAAATGACTCAGACATGAATAAACACAACGCCTTTCTGTAGCTGATTCACTGACTGTTGTTATGAAGAATGAACA from Cyclopterus lumpus isolate fCycLum1 chromosome 14, fCycLum1.pri, whole genome shotgun sequence encodes the following:
- the bach1b gene encoding transcription regulator protein BACH1b isoform X1, producing the protein MSLMATSACRSSVFTFESTVHSSHVLRCLDEQRKRDTMCDVTVVVEGHSFRAHRSILASCSEYFTHRISSLTQHGAVITLPQEVTVAGFEPLLKFAYTSKLLFEKDDVLEIRNSASILGFRDLDKACFDFLLPKFFSSSKSPAPVPRKTCCKKECKRQLSKKDCVIDSDDVLLDEEEVKPVADSPTQQEVARQCNKSVTSKIESKNGTGTLTPVAEGTNDRFMQRPKYRKFQLACSKETCFTEKSLNDPITVIKNDCDLPCSPCSSSVNSKKDVELPGNSTSISTRQTTRGADNPWKTEIHDQKTGDDRGAEVSMIEKDTHEMQRKWNNEREMEMEEDISSTDRSSVKAVSSGRSTELGERSSGLMLHHGPLTLSPGHKGFVMDSTEGKQDSGALAPRSIHQKAEDQVEAEWERADDEIYSGWQERRQTGSVERVTLSNNAVVEREVAEHLAKQLGSGMGLSQLNFQDPDAGSSSDTGSGRAQSTSLEWLKFNNISSTSTSCPVYQELDQSKCLWKGAELSECEGASQSGVSSLNSGEDGDSDTETEGDSESYTRERARQVQLPFTVECIVALSRNDFQQLLKQQVFTQEQLEFVHDMRRRSKNRLAAQRCRKRKLDCIYDLQCEIDKLKTEREKLMMEKSHLSQMRSKTCHSVAALCQRVCNEARLQPEQLQVLAQYTSPDCPLSSFFPHIDALLSQPELLLQPQASFSACLVGFDKYMASEEASSNFQTDTVSDGQHSL
- the bach1b gene encoding transcription regulator protein BACH1b isoform X2 — its product is MERSSRCHRSKSPAPVPRKTCCKKECKRQLSKKDCVIDSDDVLLDEEEVKPVADSPTQQEVARQCNKSVTSKIESKNGTGTLTPVAEGTNDRFMQRPKYRKFQLACSKETCFTEKSLNDPITVIKNDCDLPCSPCSSSVNSKKDVELPGNSTSISTRQTTRGADNPWKTEIHDQKTGDDRGAEVSMIEKDTHEMQRKWNNEREMEMEEDISSTDRSSVKAVSSGRSTELGERSSGLMLHHGPLTLSPGHKGFVMDSTEGKQDSGALAPRSIHQKAEDQVEAEWERADDEIYSGWQERRQTGSVERVTLSNNAVVEREVAEHLAKQLGSGMGLSQLNFQDPDAGSSSDTGSGRAQSTSLEWLKFNNISSTSTSCPVYQELDQSKCLWKGAELSECEGASQSGVSSLNSGEDGDSDTETEGDSESYTRERARQVQLPFTVECIVALSRNDFQQLLKQQVFTQEQLEFVHDMRRRSKNRLAAQRCRKRKLDCIYDLQCEIDKLKTEREKLMMEKSHLSQMRSKTCHSVAALCQRVCNEARLQPEQLQVLAQYTSPDCPLSSFFPHIDALLSQPELLLQPQASFSACLVGFDKYMASEEASSNFQTDTVSDGQHSL